The genome window TAAAAAACTCTTTGCTAATGCAGCAATGACAAGATTTGGTTCCGGCTGGGCATGGCTTTCAGTAGCAGATGGAAAACTGGTTATCTCTAGCACACCAAACCAGGATAACCCGCTGATGGATGTTGCTGAGGTTAAAGGCACTCCAATCTTAGGACTGGACGTTTGGGAGCATGCTTATTATCTGAAATATCAGAATAAGAGAAACGAGTACATTGAAAACTGGTGGAATGTTGTAAACTGGGGTGAAGTAGCGGCCCGTTTCGCAAAATCTTAAAATATCCCTAAAAGTAAAAAGGCCTCAGAAATTCTGAGGCCTTTTTTTTATTTATAACCCTTTGGCTATTCGCAGCCGGTTAAGAGCTCTGGTTAGAGCAGCTTCAGCACGCGGAACATCCACGTCACTGCTTCCCTTTTTCGATAGTCTGTCCTGAGCCCTCTTTGCAGAGTTTTCTGCTCTTTGAACATTGATTTCGTCAGCACGCTCGAGCGAGTCAGCAAGTATAAGAATTTTATTATGCAACACTTCAACTGTTCCGCCTGATGTTGCAAATAAAACTTCATTATTGTCGGCTTCAATTATTTTAATACCACCAACTTCAAATGTACTCATCAGAGGTGCGTGAGCTCTTAAAACCTGAAACGAACCCTCAGTTCCGGGAATGGTAACAGATACTACTTCACCATGGTACACCGGTTTAGAGGGGGTAATTATTTCAAGGTCAAGATTTTTCATTTTAGACAGCCGCCATCATCTTTTTAGCTTTATCTTCAGCTTCATCAAGAGTACCAACATACATGAATGCCTGTTCTGGCCATTCATCGCAAGCACCTTCGAGGATTGATTTGAAGCCCGCAATGGTGTCAGCAAGTTTAACGTATCTTCCCTGATAACCGGTAAACTGTTCAGCTACGCTGAAAGGCTGACTGAAGAATCTCTGGATTTTTCTGGCTCTGTTAACGACAAGTTTATCATCATCTGAAAGCTCATCCATTCCAAGAATCGAGATAATATCCTGCAGATCCTTATATGACTGGAGTACTTCTTTGGTGCGCTTTGCAACAGAATAATGCTCAATACCGATGATTCCTGGCTCAAGAATTCTTGAGGTGGAATCAAGCGGATCAACTGCCGGATAAATACCAAGTTCGGTAATTGCACGGCTTAATACGGTTGTTGCATCAAGGTGAGAGAATGCAGTTGCCGGAGCCGGGTCAGTAAGGTCATCAGCAGGTACGTAAATCGCCTGAACTGAGGTAATTGAGCCGCGGTCTGTAGAAGTAATTCTCTCCTGAAGAGCACCCATTTCAGTAGCCAGCGTGGGCTGATATCCTACTGCTGATGGCATTCTGCCCAGAAGCGCGCTCACTTCGGAACCCGCCTGAGTAAAACGGAAAATGTTATCAATAAACAGCAGAACGTCTTTGCCTTCTTCATCTCTGAAATATTCAGCGATTGTGAGACCTGTAAGAGCCACACGAAGTCTTGCTCCGGGAGGTTCGTTCATCTGTCCGAATACCAGTGCTGTTTTGTTAATTACACCTGATTCGGTCATTTCAAGATACAAGTCATTACCTTCACGGGTTCTTTCACCTACTCCTGCAAATACAGAGTAACCACCGTGATGCTGGGCAATGTTATTAATAAGTTCAAGGATTACGACGGTTTTGCCTACACCCGCACCGCCGAAAAGACCGGTTTTACCACCCTTTGAGTAAGGCTCGAGAAGGTCAATGACCTTAATTCCGGTTTCAAACATTTCCGTCTTTGTTGAAAGACTTGCGAAATCCGGAGCTGGTCTGTGAATAGGGTATCTTTTACCGGATGTAATCGGTTCTTTACCATCAATAGTGTCACCAACAACATTAATAAGTCTGCCAAGAGTCTGGGGACCCACTGGTACCGTTATTGGCTCCTCAGTGTCAAAAGCATCCATACCACGGACAAGGCCGTCAGTGGAGTCCATTGCAACGGTTCTTACCCGGTCTTCACCGAGGTGCTGCTGAACTTCAACAATCAGTTCTTCCTTCTGACCGTCTGCATTGGTTCTTGGAATTTTGATAGCGTTATAAATCTTTGGGAGATGGTTATTCTCAAAGTGAATGTCAACAACAGGCCCGATAACCTGGATTATTTGTCCTTTTTGCAAGATGCAGTTACTCCTGAATTTTAAAACAGTTTAGAAATTTACTGAATTTTTTACTCATTTCAAATGAACACATTTCCCAATAACCACGAAATAGGGGCTACTTGAGGTAGACCATTTTACGGACTGAGGAGAAGGAATCCCCCGTCAGCCGGTAAAGATAGACTCCTGAAGCCAAATCGAGCCCGTAAGCAGAAGGACTAAAGTCAACAGCAATAACACCCGGCTCAACCTCTCCCTCAAAGAGTATTGCTAAATCCCGCCCAAGGATATCCGTAAGTATGAGGCTTATATTCTGCCTTTGTGACACGCTTATTTTAATCGTTGTCATTGGATTAAATGGATTGGGATAATTCTGATATAGTTCAAATGATGAGACGGAAGCTCCCATTGTTTCCTGAAGACCGGTAGGAACTATGAATATACCAGTCCCCCCTTCATCATTATATCTCTTTTTGAACTCCTGCATGTACTGATTGGCTACGAGCGGATCCACTATAATGAGGGTATTCTCATCATTATTGGTTTCCGCAGCAGTTGACCAGTTATGTGACCCGGTTATTACCGTCGGGAAACTCTCCGGATGAGATGGATCAACGACAGCATATTTATGATGCAGAACACCTGCAGAGGAATTATCAAAAACCTCAGAGAAGGTTTTCAAGTAATTATACTGTGAACTCGCATCACCCGTCTGGTCAATAATGCCTCTTAAGTTTACTCCCAGATCATGACGGTTACGCAGCGTTGTGGCAATTTCACCACGAGTAAATGAATATAATGCATAAAAAACATGATGATTTGCCGTGTTAATTGCAGACATAATCTTGCTGGTTGTCTGATCAGAGGGGCTGAAATACAATTTAACATCTCTTCCTCCCACGGTAAAAGAGTGAGGCGTATTGTCAAGCTTTTGTGAACCGAACCGGGCATTTGCAGCATTTGGTTCATCGGTATTACTTCCCCACATTTCCTCAAACTCAATCATATACGCCTGAGCAAGTGATGGATCATTAATCTCTATGATATTATTTTTCCAGTTGAGTTCAGTTGTAGTAA of Ignavibacteriales bacterium contains these proteins:
- the atpC gene encoding ATP synthase F1 subunit epsilon; its protein translation is MKNLDLEIITPSKPVYHGEVVSVTIPGTEGSFQVLRAHAPLMSTFEVGGIKIIEADNNEVLFATSGGTVEVLHNKILILADSLERADEINVQRAENSAKRAQDRLSKKGSSDVDVPRAEAALTRALNRLRIAKGL
- the atpD gene encoding F0F1 ATP synthase subunit beta, with the protein product MQKGQIIQVIGPVVDIHFENNHLPKIYNAIKIPRTNADGQKEELIVEVQQHLGEDRVRTVAMDSTDGLVRGMDAFDTEEPITVPVGPQTLGRLINVVGDTIDGKEPITSGKRYPIHRPAPDFASLSTKTEMFETGIKVIDLLEPYSKGGKTGLFGGAGVGKTVVILELINNIAQHHGGYSVFAGVGERTREGNDLYLEMTESGVINKTALVFGQMNEPPGARLRVALTGLTIAEYFRDEEGKDVLLFIDNIFRFTQAGSEVSALLGRMPSAVGYQPTLATEMGALQERITSTDRGSITSVQAIYVPADDLTDPAPATAFSHLDATTVLSRAITELGIYPAVDPLDSTSRILEPGIIGIEHYSVAKRTKEVLQSYKDLQDIISILGMDELSDDDKLVVNRARKIQRFFSQPFSVAEQFTGYQGRYVKLADTIAGFKSILEGACDEWPEQAFMYVGTLDEAEDKAKKMMAAV